The following coding sequences are from one Ornithodoros turicata isolate Travis chromosome 1, ASM3712646v1, whole genome shotgun sequence window:
- the LOC135370277 gene encoding uncharacterized protein LOC135370277, whose product MKLILVAFMSCLSLGFVAPECNNETLIDATIGCGKRYLQEQGLTTPRPATELEPEDTGLETHKIVCCALEYNKHCLPEVLKGKGCEAEMSQILLKSEKDIEALFKTLKCKYVCNSNSAASSIHPIWFVATMVSVTSMVQVATF is encoded by the exons ATGAAGCTCATCCTCGTTGCTTTCATGTCATGCCTCTCGCTAG GTTTTGTTGCACCAGAGTGCAATAATGAAACATTAATCGATGCCACCATCGGGTGCGGTAAAAGATATCTTCAGGAACAAGGCCTCACTACTCCAAGACCCGCAACCGAGCTAGAGCCTGAAGATACCGGTCTTGAGACGCACAAAATAGTCTGCTG TGCACTGGAATACAACAAGCATTGCTTGCCAGAAGTACTCAAAGGAAAAGGATGTGAAGCTGAGATGAGTCAAATTCTTCTGAAGTCAGAGAAGGACATCGAAGCTCTGTTTAAAACACTAAAGTGCAAATACGTGTGCAACAGCAACAGCGCTGCAAGCAGTATACATCCTATATGGTTTGTGGCAACGATGGTTTCAGTGACGTCCATGGTTCAGGTCGCAACGTTTTAA